Proteins from one Coffea arabica cultivar ET-39 chromosome 8c, Coffea Arabica ET-39 HiFi, whole genome shotgun sequence genomic window:
- the LOC113706921 gene encoding uncharacterized protein isoform X3, whose product MRKNKQDELWDDSALINAFNDAISKYKKMHIQGSQVSSADGQEHAGRVDEISDDNKVPSNSAAETEENGNVPTVKESSFLESEAPEDHVVSSTGQGIHQEPVGYLNLQTTEHYNQLVNKYYELEDQRQKILQQLNQFGYWNYDSGLTASVSQEPETSTSQAYPTVPSSFCPYGCQSWVAPCTSVPCYFSGGACAGNSCNASAKGATTKNLTSPGETDSVKTAMFAAEQALSSLKEQACANCDASVNEGKEKQSQKNLCHLEKSTSSETDLTVVLNAWYSAGFYTGNAEGLEGEQT is encoded by the exons ATGAGGAAAAATAAGCAAGATGAACTGTGGGACGATTCTGCCCTGATTAACGCCTTCAATGATGCCATCTCCAAGTACAAG AAAATGCATATTCAAGGAAGCCAAGTCAGCTCAGCTGATGGTCAAGAACATGCTGGAAG AGTTGATGAGATAAGTGATGACAACAAGGTTCCATCAAACAGCGCTGCTGAAACAGAAGAAAATGGTAATGTGCCAACTGTCAAAGAATCATCTTTTTTGGAATCAGAAGCTCCTGAAGACCATGTAGTTTCATCTACTGGGCAAGGCATCCATCAAGAGCCTGTGGGTTATCTAAACTTGCAGACTACTGAACACTACAATCAGTTGGTAAACAAATATTATGAGCTTGAGGATCAGAGGCAAAAGATTCTGCAGCAACTTAACCAGTTTGGTTATTGGAATTATGATTCTGGTTTAACTGCTTCCGTGTCTCAAGAGCCTGAAACCTCTACTTCCCAAGCTTATCCAACAGTTCCAAGTTCTTTCTGTCCTTATGGGTGTCAAAGTTGGGTAGCTCCATGCACTTCAGTACCTTGTTATTTCTCTGGTGGAGCTTGTGCTGGAAACTCTTGCAATGCTTCTGCAAAAGGTGCTACTACTAAAAACTTAACATCTCCAGGAGAAACTGATTCTGTTAAAACAGCAATGTTTGCTGCAGAACAAGCACTGTCTTCCTTGAAGGAACAAGCTTGCGCTAATTGTGATGCTTCTGTAAATGAAG GGAAAGAGAAACAGTCACAGAAAAATTTGTGTCATTTGGAGAAAAGTACCAGTTCGGAAACAGATCTTACTGTTGTTTTGAATGCTTGGTATTCTGCTGGTTTCTACACTGGCAA TGCAGAGGGGCTTGAGGGTGAACAAACGTGA
- the LOC113706921 gene encoding uncharacterized protein isoform X1 — MRKNKQDELWDDSALINAFNDAISKYKKMHIQGSQVSSADGQEHAGRVDEISDDNKVPSNSAAETEENGNVPTVKESSFLESEAPEDHVVSSTGQGIHQEPVGYLNLQTTEHYNQLVNKYYELEDQRQKILQQLNQFGYWNYDSGLTASVSQEPETSTSQAYPTVPSSFCPYGCQSWVAPCTSVPCYFSGGACAGNSCNASAKGATTKNLTSPGETDSVKTAMFAAEQALSSLKEQACANCDASVNEGKEKQSQKNLCHLEKSTSSETDLTVVLNAWYSAGFYTGKNLHPNQWDYGSVLSFSSSAEGLEGEQT, encoded by the exons ATGAGGAAAAATAAGCAAGATGAACTGTGGGACGATTCTGCCCTGATTAACGCCTTCAATGATGCCATCTCCAAGTACAAG AAAATGCATATTCAAGGAAGCCAAGTCAGCTCAGCTGATGGTCAAGAACATGCTGGAAG AGTTGATGAGATAAGTGATGACAACAAGGTTCCATCAAACAGCGCTGCTGAAACAGAAGAAAATGGTAATGTGCCAACTGTCAAAGAATCATCTTTTTTGGAATCAGAAGCTCCTGAAGACCATGTAGTTTCATCTACTGGGCAAGGCATCCATCAAGAGCCTGTGGGTTATCTAAACTTGCAGACTACTGAACACTACAATCAGTTGGTAAACAAATATTATGAGCTTGAGGATCAGAGGCAAAAGATTCTGCAGCAACTTAACCAGTTTGGTTATTGGAATTATGATTCTGGTTTAACTGCTTCCGTGTCTCAAGAGCCTGAAACCTCTACTTCCCAAGCTTATCCAACAGTTCCAAGTTCTTTCTGTCCTTATGGGTGTCAAAGTTGGGTAGCTCCATGCACTTCAGTACCTTGTTATTTCTCTGGTGGAGCTTGTGCTGGAAACTCTTGCAATGCTTCTGCAAAAGGTGCTACTACTAAAAACTTAACATCTCCAGGAGAAACTGATTCTGTTAAAACAGCAATGTTTGCTGCAGAACAAGCACTGTCTTCCTTGAAGGAACAAGCTTGCGCTAATTGTGATGCTTCTGTAAATGAAG GGAAAGAGAAACAGTCACAGAAAAATTTGTGTCATTTGGAGAAAAGTACCAGTTCGGAAACAGATCTTACTGTTGTTTTGAATGCTTGGTATTCTGCTGGTTTCTACACTGGCAA AAACCTCCATCCAAATCAGTGGGATTATGGGAGTGTTCTTTCATTCTCTTCAAGTGCAGAGGGGCTTGAGGGTGAACAAACGTGA
- the LOC113706921 gene encoding uncharacterized protein isoform X2, whose protein sequence is MRKNKQDELWDDSALINAFNDAISKYKKMHIQGSQVSSADGQEHAGRVDEISDDNKVPSNSAAETEENGNVPTVKESSFLESEAPEDHVVSSTGQGIHQEPVGYLNLQTTEHYNQLVNKYYELEDQRQKILQQLNQFGYWNYDSGLTASVSQEPETSTSQAYPTVPSSFCPYGCQSWVAPCTSVPCYFSGGACAGNSCNASAKGATTKNLTSPGETDSVKTAMFAAEQALSSLKEQACANCDASVNEGKEKQSQKNLCHLEKSTSSETDLTVVLNAWYSAGFYTGKYLTEQSSARHGHD, encoded by the exons ATGAGGAAAAATAAGCAAGATGAACTGTGGGACGATTCTGCCCTGATTAACGCCTTCAATGATGCCATCTCCAAGTACAAG AAAATGCATATTCAAGGAAGCCAAGTCAGCTCAGCTGATGGTCAAGAACATGCTGGAAG AGTTGATGAGATAAGTGATGACAACAAGGTTCCATCAAACAGCGCTGCTGAAACAGAAGAAAATGGTAATGTGCCAACTGTCAAAGAATCATCTTTTTTGGAATCAGAAGCTCCTGAAGACCATGTAGTTTCATCTACTGGGCAAGGCATCCATCAAGAGCCTGTGGGTTATCTAAACTTGCAGACTACTGAACACTACAATCAGTTGGTAAACAAATATTATGAGCTTGAGGATCAGAGGCAAAAGATTCTGCAGCAACTTAACCAGTTTGGTTATTGGAATTATGATTCTGGTTTAACTGCTTCCGTGTCTCAAGAGCCTGAAACCTCTACTTCCCAAGCTTATCCAACAGTTCCAAGTTCTTTCTGTCCTTATGGGTGTCAAAGTTGGGTAGCTCCATGCACTTCAGTACCTTGTTATTTCTCTGGTGGAGCTTGTGCTGGAAACTCTTGCAATGCTTCTGCAAAAGGTGCTACTACTAAAAACTTAACATCTCCAGGAGAAACTGATTCTGTTAAAACAGCAATGTTTGCTGCAGAACAAGCACTGTCTTCCTTGAAGGAACAAGCTTGCGCTAATTGTGATGCTTCTGTAAATGAAG GGAAAGAGAAACAGTCACAGAAAAATTTGTGTCATTTGGAGAAAAGTACCAGTTCGGAAACAGATCTTACTGTTGTTTTGAATGCTTGGTATTCTGCTGGTTTCTACACTGGCAA GTATCTTACCGAGCAGTCTTCTGCTAGGCACGGACATGACTAA
- the LOC113706921 gene encoding uncharacterized protein isoform X4: MRKNKQDELWDDSALINAFNDAISKYKKMHIQGSQVSSADGQEHAGRVDEISDDNKVPSNSAAETEENGNVPTVKESSFLESEAPEDHVVSSTGQGIHQEPVGYLNLQTTEHYNQLVNKYYELEDQRQKILQQLNQFGYWNYDSGLTASVSQEPETSTSQAYPTVPSSFCPYGCQSWVAPCTSVPCYFSGGACAGNSCNASAKGATTKNLTSPGETDSVKTAMFAAEQALSSLKEQACANCDASVNEGKEKQSQKNLCHLEKSTSSETDLTVVLNAWYSAGFYTGKGA, translated from the exons ATGAGGAAAAATAAGCAAGATGAACTGTGGGACGATTCTGCCCTGATTAACGCCTTCAATGATGCCATCTCCAAGTACAAG AAAATGCATATTCAAGGAAGCCAAGTCAGCTCAGCTGATGGTCAAGAACATGCTGGAAG AGTTGATGAGATAAGTGATGACAACAAGGTTCCATCAAACAGCGCTGCTGAAACAGAAGAAAATGGTAATGTGCCAACTGTCAAAGAATCATCTTTTTTGGAATCAGAAGCTCCTGAAGACCATGTAGTTTCATCTACTGGGCAAGGCATCCATCAAGAGCCTGTGGGTTATCTAAACTTGCAGACTACTGAACACTACAATCAGTTGGTAAACAAATATTATGAGCTTGAGGATCAGAGGCAAAAGATTCTGCAGCAACTTAACCAGTTTGGTTATTGGAATTATGATTCTGGTTTAACTGCTTCCGTGTCTCAAGAGCCTGAAACCTCTACTTCCCAAGCTTATCCAACAGTTCCAAGTTCTTTCTGTCCTTATGGGTGTCAAAGTTGGGTAGCTCCATGCACTTCAGTACCTTGTTATTTCTCTGGTGGAGCTTGTGCTGGAAACTCTTGCAATGCTTCTGCAAAAGGTGCTACTACTAAAAACTTAACATCTCCAGGAGAAACTGATTCTGTTAAAACAGCAATGTTTGCTGCAGAACAAGCACTGTCTTCCTTGAAGGAACAAGCTTGCGCTAATTGTGATGCTTCTGTAAATGAAG GGAAAGAGAAACAGTCACAGAAAAATTTGTGTCATTTGGAGAAAAGTACCAGTTCGGAAACAGATCTTACTGTTGTTTTGAATGCTTGGTATTCTGCTGGTTTCTACACTGGCAA AGGGGCTTGA